In one window of Nicotiana tabacum cultivar K326 chromosome 12, ASM71507v2, whole genome shotgun sequence DNA:
- the LOC142167123 gene encoding uncharacterized protein LOC142167123: MRGEINGLKTLIMKDSSSVYYIHCFVYQLQLILVVIAKKYLDVEDFFRHVTNILNVIGGSFKHRDLLRHLQAEKLEQLLESVLAISNELNKILQKRDQDIVNVVEFLNITKKRLQDMRESRWESLLDDVFSVCVMHDILIPKIEESYFPEKSERKSSGICYSHYLSVDIFYIVIDVQLQELNDRLDVVSSDLLLGMASLNPTNSFANFNKGKIMILAKCYPNEFDEVQIRDLSYQLDTFIVHMRAGNPKFSNLQGISDLAKALVEANLVETYSYVYLLVKLTLILPVSTATGDRAFSSMKQIKNEEQNCLVSFYAIA, encoded by the exons ATGAGGGGAGAGATAAATGGTCTCAAGACTTTGATTATGAAAGATAGTTCATCGGTATATTACATTCATTGCTTTGTGTATCAATTGCAATTAATACTTGTAGTTATTGCTAAAAAGTATTTGGATGTTGAAGACTTCTTTCGTCATGTTACTAATATATTGAATGTCATTGGAGGATCTTTTAAGCACAGAGATTTGCTTCGACATCTTCAAGCTGAAAAGTTGGAGCAATTACTTGAGTCCG TTTTGGCAATATCAAATGAGTTGAACAAAATCCTACAAAAGAGGGATCAAGATATTGTTAATGTCGTCGAGTTTCTTAACATTACAAAGAAAAGATTGCAAGATATGAGAGAAAGTAGATGGGAATCTTTACTAGATGATGTTTTCTCAGTTTGTGTTATGCATGACATTTTGATTCCCAAGATAGAAGAATCATATTTTCCTGAAAAGTCGGAGCGCAAGTCTTCCGGTATTTGTTATTCACACTACTTGAGTGTTGATATCTTTTATATTGTAATTGATGTGCAACTTCAAGAGCTTAATGACCGTTTAGATGTAGTGAGTAGCGATTTGCTTCTCGGGATGGCTAGCTTGAATCCAACCAATTCTTTTGCAAATTTTAATAAAGGTAAAATAATGATTTTAGCAAAATGTTACCCAAATGAGTTTGATGAAGTACAAATTCGAGACTTGAGTTATCAACTTGATACTTTCATAGTTCATATGCGAGCCGGTAATCCCAAGTTCTCCAACTTACAAGGAATTAGTGATTTGGCAAAAGCATTGGTTGAGGCAAATCTTGTGGAGACTTATTCGTATGTTTATTTACTTGTGAAGTTGACTCTGATTTTACCTGTTTCTACCGCAACTGGGGATAGAGCATTCTCATCCATGAAGCAGATAAAGAATGAAGAACAGAATT gtctggtttccttctatgcgatcgcatga
- the LOC142167125 gene encoding uncharacterized protein LOC142167125: MNPNSATGPDGMNGKFYQACWDIIKNALLNMVLDFFGGLHQSSQTSSLPTRPILSEEEVSLNIMLDQEIVQVIKKPNIGANVVIKLDMAKAYDRVSWSFTCIMLRRMGFNEMIIYIIQRTMSNNW, translated from the exons ATGAATCCAAACAGCGCAACTGGACCAGATGGAATGAATGGAAAATTCTACCAAGCCTGCTGGGATATTATAAAAAATGCTTTGCTCAATATGGTTCTTGACTTCTTTGGAG GCTTGCACCAATCCTCCCAAACATCATCTCTGCCAACCAGGCCGATTTTGTCAGAGGAAGAAGTATCTCTGAATATCATGCTGGATCAGGAGATTGTCCAAGTCATTAAGAAACCAAACATTGGGGCCAATGTTGTTATCAAGCTTGATATGGCAAAGGCCTATGATAGAGTGTCTTGGAGTTTTACATGCATCATGCTTAGAAGAATGGGGTTCAATGAGATGATTATTTACATTATCCAGAGAACCATGTCCAATAACTGGTAA